The Metabacillus sediminilitoris genome window below encodes:
- a CDS encoding heterocycloanthracin/sonorensin family bacteriocin — MTNFQNDLQSLNVGDFQANEAIPWDPNQYYADQDRQFGVGFGFFRCFNCFHCFNCFNCFRCFNCFRCHNCFHNCFHNCFHNCGNCGGRCGGGGRCGG, encoded by the coding sequence ATGACTAATTTCCAGAATGATCTACAATCGTTGAATGTTGGTGATTTCCAGGCAAACGAGGCTATTCCTTGGGATCCAAATCAATACTATGCTGATCAAGATAGACAATTTGGGGTAGGCTTCGGTTTTTTCCGATGTTTTAATTGTTTTCACTGCTTTAATTGTTTCAATTGTTTCCGTTGCTTTAATTGCTTCCGTTGCCATAACTGTTTTCATAATTGTTTTCATAATTGTTTTCATAATTGTGGTAATTGCGGCGGTCGATGTGGTGGCGGCGGCCGTTGCGGTGGTTGA
- a CDS encoding putative thiazole-containing bacteriocin maturation protein has product MTKLNPSMRLKVKRDTFFLPDPNNGVYFRNNVSSFHMKGSTIDQWVEKLIPMFNGEYTLGNLTDGLPGPYRDRVYEIAEVLYRNGYVHDVSQEKPHHLPKQILTKYASQIEFLESFGDSGAYRFQAYRQAKVLAIGSGSVLVSLVSSLLQSGLPKFHVRITESVPTNRKRIEELVVHARKTDPGVAVEEVNLQPVGESSLRELLQPFDSILYVSQEGNVEELTAIQKICRDEKKLFLPAIFLDHVGIAGPLVQPDSEVSWESALRSIHQSVFRHDEEIDNFSSTAGAMLVNVIVFELFKKITRVSESEQHHQIFLLNQDTLEGNWHSFMLHPLVTGRVTAELVQDLNLRLKKSSSNVEQGRLLLYFSQLTSKESGIFHILDEEDLKQLPLAQCRVQVVDPLSEGPAELLPSIVCSDMTHEMARKEAGLAGIEAYVSRMVDHIVKNLPPQEKVELNLVDSHQFVGVGAGETFAECVCRGLLKCLTEVLSNEQVEQKYKVSPVQLSGVEDERCQYYLQALTTLHGAPIISLGKEVSGFPVVCIGVNGRWYRHVDLTITLALQKALQQALMNENKQFLQIQPLEDSSVLQADKVPQHLVIRSCENISQPEILQSAIQVLKQNRKQLLVFELGLEQIFNKELLGVCGILLREEGSR; this is encoded by the coding sequence ATGACAAAATTGAACCCTTCTATGCGTTTGAAAGTGAAAAGGGACACTTTTTTTCTCCCTGATCCAAACAACGGTGTGTATTTTCGAAATAATGTCAGTTCATTTCATATGAAAGGCAGCACGATCGATCAATGGGTTGAAAAGCTAATACCTATGTTCAATGGGGAGTACACCTTGGGGAATTTGACAGATGGATTGCCGGGTCCATATCGAGATAGGGTGTATGAAATTGCAGAAGTGCTGTATCGAAACGGGTATGTACATGATGTAAGTCAAGAAAAACCGCATCATTTGCCGAAACAGATTCTTACTAAGTATGCTTCTCAAATTGAATTTTTAGAGAGCTTTGGCGATTCAGGTGCATACCGTTTTCAAGCCTATCGTCAGGCTAAAGTGTTGGCAATCGGCTCTGGGTCAGTTCTTGTCTCATTGGTTTCTTCATTGCTTCAATCTGGATTGCCGAAATTTCATGTGCGAATAACGGAATCGGTACCGACGAATCGGAAGCGGATAGAAGAATTAGTCGTACATGCCCGTAAAACGGACCCTGGGGTAGCGGTAGAGGAGGTCAATCTGCAGCCTGTGGGGGAAAGTTCTTTGCGGGAACTTTTACAGCCGTTCGATTCAATTTTATATGTATCACAGGAAGGTAATGTAGAGGAATTAACTGCGATTCAGAAGATTTGTAGGGATGAGAAGAAGCTTTTTCTACCTGCTATCTTTCTTGACCATGTAGGGATTGCAGGACCATTAGTGCAGCCGGACTCTGAAGTGAGCTGGGAGTCAGCGTTGCGCAGTATTCACCAATCTGTATTTCGTCATGATGAGGAAATAGACAATTTCTCATCTACGGCGGGAGCGATGCTGGTCAATGTGATTGTATTCGAGTTGTTTAAAAAGATTACGAGAGTTTCTGAATCAGAACAACATCATCAAATCTTTCTTCTAAATCAGGATACATTAGAAGGGAATTGGCATTCTTTCATGCTTCATCCGCTAGTGACCGGGCGTGTTACAGCTGAATTGGTTCAGGATCTCAATTTGCGGCTTAAAAAAAGTTCGAGTAATGTTGAGCAAGGTAGATTGCTTCTTTATTTTAGTCAGCTGACATCAAAGGAATCAGGAATTTTTCATATTTTAGATGAGGAAGATTTAAAACAGCTGCCTTTAGCCCAGTGTCGCGTTCAGGTCGTTGATCCGTTGTCGGAGGGTCCTGCAGAGCTGCTGCCGAGCATCGTTTGTTCAGATATGACACATGAGATGGCACGTAAAGAAGCGGGTCTAGCTGGAATTGAAGCTTATGTGTCACGAATGGTCGATCACATCGTTAAAAATCTGCCTCCACAGGAAAAGGTGGAGTTGAATTTAGTAGATTCTCATCAATTTGTTGGTGTCGGAGCAGGGGAAACATTTGCAGAATGTGTTTGCCGTGGATTGCTGAAATGTTTAACGGAGGTACTAAGCAACGAACAGGTGGAACAAAAATATAAGGTCTCTCCAGTTCAGTTAAGTGGTGTTGAAGATGAACGTTGCCAGTATTATTTACAAGCACTTACTACGTTACATGGAGCCCCAATTATCAGTTTAGGGAAGGAAGTTTCTGGCTTCCCAGTGGTATGTATTGGTGTGAATGGGCGCTGGTATCGCCATGTAGATCTTACTATAACATTGGCCTTGCAAAAAGCGTTACAGCAGGCGCTTATGAATGAAAATAAACAATTCCTTCAGATACAACCTTTAGAGGATTCATCTGTATTGCAGGCAGATAAGGTACCGC